One window of Desulforegula conservatrix Mb1Pa genomic DNA carries:
- the phaC gene encoding class III poly(R)-hydroxyalkanoic acid synthase subunit PhaC, with translation MLDVMSLNDKVLSNLAANSEKVQAYLKDACDIVMGPLDDNIGTTPYEVVYQEDRVKLKLYRSPKPEKSKIKTPLLVVYALINRETMLDLQPGRSVVQKFLNDGVDVYMIDWGYPTRKDKFLTIDDHVNIYIDSAVDFIRKASGKAKVNLMGICMGGTFCTIYSAFYPEKVKNLVLTVTPTSFDNEDGLLHVWMKDIDVDKVVDAFGNMPGDIMNFGFLLLNPARLMLDKYKGFMSNLNDKVFVENFVRMEKWIFDSPDVPGETFRQFIKDLYQNNLLIQSKLKVGDRIVDLKKVTMPVLNIFAKFDHLVPPAASNQITKKLGSKDVRDVCLETGHIGIYVSSKYQNEFVPMITGWLKDRDKEEVPSAVKKKAESSQKKQAAKNVQDKQDIMDDDIGSQGVASNEDYIEPAVQIQLSAGPETGIKS, from the coding sequence ATGCTTGATGTAATGTCTTTAAATGATAAAGTATTATCTAATCTGGCTGCAAACTCTGAAAAAGTCCAAGCCTATCTGAAGGACGCCTGTGATATTGTCATGGGCCCCCTTGATGATAATATAGGCACTACGCCATATGAGGTAGTTTATCAGGAAGACAGGGTAAAGCTTAAGCTGTACAGATCGCCTAAACCTGAAAAATCAAAGATAAAAACGCCTCTTCTGGTGGTGTATGCACTTATAAACAGAGAGACCATGCTGGATCTCCAGCCTGGAAGAAGTGTGGTACAGAAATTTTTGAATGACGGTGTGGATGTATACATGATTGACTGGGGCTATCCGACCAGAAAAGATAAATTCCTGACAATAGATGATCATGTAAACATTTATATAGACAGCGCCGTTGATTTTATCAGAAAGGCTTCGGGCAAGGCAAAGGTTAATCTCATGGGGATATGCATGGGAGGGACTTTCTGTACGATCTATTCGGCCTTTTATCCTGAAAAAGTTAAGAATCTTGTTCTCACTGTCACACCAACTTCATTTGATAATGAAGACGGGCTTCTACACGTATGGATGAAGGATATTGACGTTGACAAGGTAGTGGATGCCTTCGGCAACATGCCCGGAGATATCATGAATTTTGGATTTCTTCTGCTAAATCCTGCCCGGCTTATGCTTGATAAATATAAGGGGTTCATGTCCAATCTAAATGACAAGGTTTTTGTAGAGAATTTTGTCAGGATGGAAAAATGGATTTTTGACAGTCCTGATGTGCCTGGCGAAACTTTCAGGCAGTTTATCAAGGATCTTTATCAGAACAATCTTCTTATTCAGAGCAAGCTGAAGGTGGGTGACAGGATTGTGGATCTTAAGAAGGTCACCATGCCGGTTCTTAACATCTTTGCCAAGTTTGACCATCTGGTTCCACCTGCCGCAAGCAACCAGATTACAAAAAAACTCGGATCAAAGGATGTAAGGGATGTATGTCTGGAAACAGGCCATATAGGCATATATGTAAGCTCAAAATATCAGAATGAATTTGTGCCAATGATAACAGGCTGGCTTAAGGACAGGGATAAAGAAGAAGTACCTTCAGCCGTGAAGAAGAAGGCCGAGTCTTCGCAGAAAAAACAGGCAGCCAAAAATGTTCAAGATAAGCAGGATATAATGGACGATGATATAGGCTCCCAGGGAGTAGCTTCCAATGAGGACTATATTGAACCGGCTGTACAGATTCAGCTCAGCGCAGGTCCTGAAACAGGCATAAAATCTTAA
- a CDS encoding poly(R)-hydroxyalkanoic acid synthase subunit PhaE, whose product MASDEKNKKQDIFENWVSASNEFWGTFNKMAKKGFNSQTVKDGDADQFAVRANESMELSMRTWKTFFSMLSNPEKIMELNTPSDKINGEDSFKKFISVLEKGFETLTNTLNEKAGKIGNKIENMDFDKFDREVFNAWAGIYQDEIRKIYNLPQVGLWREYQEKVSQAMDKYNLFNASLIEFMYFLYLPMERSLKNFQRELLDKMDEGQVPDDFSSIYNDCLKKLESDYSTMFHSKEYTNVMGRALEGLCDFRLAKNSIVEDMLKTSPIPVQSDLDELYKEILVMKKRIRTLEKEREARDFV is encoded by the coding sequence ATGGCTTCAGATGAAAAAAATAAAAAACAGGACATTTTTGAAAACTGGGTAAGTGCATCAAATGAGTTCTGGGGAACATTTAACAAAATGGCAAAAAAAGGATTTAACAGCCAGACTGTGAAAGATGGCGATGCCGATCAATTCGCGGTTCGTGCAAATGAGTCCATGGAACTATCCATGAGAACCTGGAAAACATTTTTTTCCATGCTTTCAAACCCTGAAAAAATTATGGAGCTGAACACTCCATCGGACAAAATAAATGGCGAAGACTCATTTAAAAAATTCATCAGTGTTTTAGAAAAGGGCTTTGAGACTCTTACAAATACCCTGAATGAAAAAGCAGGTAAGATAGGCAATAAGATTGAAAACATGGATTTCGACAAGTTTGACCGTGAGGTATTTAATGCCTGGGCCGGTATTTATCAGGATGAAATCCGTAAAATTTACAATCTTCCCCAGGTTGGTCTTTGGAGAGAATATCAGGAAAAAGTTTCGCAAGCTATGGATAAATACAATCTGTTCAATGCTTCACTTATTGAATTCATGTATTTTCTTTATTTGCCTATGGAACGATCGCTTAAAAATTTTCAGAGGGAACTTCTGGATAAAATGGATGAAGGTCAGGTTCCTGATGATTTCAGTTCCATTTACAACGACTGCCTGAAAAAGCTTGAAAGTGACTATTCCACAATGTTCCATTCAAAGGAATACACAAATGTCATGGGCCGGGCCCTTGAAGGGCTTTGTGATTTCAGGCTGGCCAAGAACAGTATTGTGGAAGATATGCTCAAAACATCTCCAATTCCGGTTCAGTCGGATCTTGACGAACTCTACAAGGAGATACTTGTGATGAAGAAAAGAATAAGAACACTCGAAAAAGAACGCGAGGCACGAGATTTTGTCTAA
- a CDS encoding carbohydrate-binding family 9-like protein — MYNVRFVDEDPDLKGEWDGDFWRGGKADEISHFRKEGSAHRPKTRFRLVYSDKGIYGIFFVEDRFVKCVHHGYLAPVYKDSCVEFFVRPSGSKGYFNFEFNCGGSILCSYITDHSRTPEGFKSSVPLALQDLQLIKIFHSLPEIITEEIKDPVNWILEFFIPFSVFEKYSGNIWDLQGQVWNANFQKCGDSTSHPHWVSWEPLPELNFHLPDCFGLICFEKKLSKPHASEDI, encoded by the coding sequence ATGTACAATGTCAGGTTCGTGGATGAAGACCCGGATCTTAAGGGTGAATGGGATGGGGATTTCTGGAGAGGGGGCAAGGCAGATGAAATTTCCCATTTCAGGAAAGAAGGATCGGCTCACAGACCAAAAACAAGATTCAGACTGGTTTATTCAGACAAAGGCATTTACGGCATCTTTTTTGTCGAGGACAGATTTGTCAAATGCGTACATCATGGATATCTGGCCCCTGTTTATAAGGACAGCTGTGTCGAGTTTTTTGTAAGGCCGTCTGGTTCAAAAGGTTATTTTAATTTTGAGTTTAACTGCGGAGGCTCTATTCTTTGCAGTTATATTACTGATCATTCAAGAACGCCCGAAGGTTTTAAGAGCTCTGTTCCCTTAGCCCTTCAAGATCTTCAACTCATAAAGATATTTCACTCTCTTCCCGAAATAATTACTGAAGAGATCAAAGACCCTGTCAACTGGATACTTGAGTTCTTTATACCTTTTTCTGTTTTTGAAAAATATTCAGGTAATATATGGGATTTGCAAGGACAGGTTTGGAACGCGAATTTCCAGAAATGCGGTGATTCCACGTCTCACCCTCATTGGGTATCCTGGGAACCTCTTCCCGAGCTTAATTTCCACTTGCCAGACTGCTTTGGCCTGATATGTTTTGAAAAAAAGCTGTCCAAGCCTCATGCTTCTGAGGATATTTAG